A segment of the Halococcus hamelinensis 100A6 genome:
CGTCGGCGGCTTCCTTCGGGACCAGACGCGTGAGTCGATAGAGCGGGAGCTCGCGCGGCGGCGACCGCTCCCCGTCGAGCGCCCCCACGGCGGTGAGGAACTCCTCGGTGAGCGTGACGGCGTTCTTCGCGGCCCGCTCCGAGCCCTGATAGCCGCACTCGACTTCGAGGACCTCGGCGTGTCTGATGAGCCGGCCGTCGATGAAGTCGCTGGCGTCGACCACCGCGTCGAGCGAGAGCGACGGACAGACGGATTTCGCGAACGTCGCGTTCTCGTCGATCACCGCAAACGGCTCGGTGTAGGACTGCGTCGAGTGCATCGAGAGGCTGACACAGCCCTTGAGTTCGGTCAGGAGCTCCGCCGCGAGGCGTTTCTCGTGGGCGTCGCTGTCGGGGTCCCCAGGGAAGACCCGGTTGAGGTCGGCGTCGAGATAGCGGGTCCCCGCCGCGAGCGCCTCCTCGTTCGCGACGATACACTTGACCGGTCGTTTCACCTCGGGGTCGGCTTCGAGGAGGTGTTCGACCGCGCGCACGCCGCATGGCTCGTCGCCGTGTATCCCGCCGACGACGGCGATCTCGGGCTCGCCGTCGCCCAGCTGCTCGATTCGCATCTACCCGCTCTACTCGTCCCACCTTATTGAGTGACGCGATACGGATACGAACCACCGACCGAGCCGAGTGATCGCAACGTTTTACCCCGATCCCGGCCGATTCGACACTGCGTGCGAGGGTAGCCAAGTCTGGAAACGGCGGCGGATTCAAGCTCCGCTCCTGTAGAGGTCCACGGGTTCAAATCCTGTCCCTCGCACTGCGTGCCATCCGGCACGAAAGTGCGGGCAAGATGGAGCGTCTTGCCCTCGCAAACTTCGAACCGAACCCGAGCGGCGCGACCGGCTCGAAACCCGAGCGCGTGGCGGGGATTCGACGGACTAAAGACGCGGCGTTCGTGAGCTACGGACGTTCATGGCCGCCATCGCTGACCGAACGGATCCCGTCAGAACGTGGCTCGCGGCGGCGGTCGTCGGCGTTGTGGCCATCGCGGGCGCGTCGCTCGCGTTCCCGAAAGCCGTCTACACGAACTTCGTCTGGCAGTATTTCTGGGGGCCGATCGACGCCGACGCCCACAACGCGGTCTGTGCGATCCGGGCGAACGGGATGGTCGAGCGGCTCGGGACCGCGGACGCCTGCCAAGTCGCGGCCAGCCGGGGGTTCACCGTCGCCGAACCCGGCTACACCTTCGTCTCGGAGGCGGGCTACGCGCTCGTCCTCCTGTTCATGCTCGCCGGGATCCTCCTGCTCGTGCGCCGGCTCGGTATCGGCACCGACCGGCGCGTCGTGTTCGCGCTGATCCCGTTCGTCCTCTTCGGCGGCGCGCTCCGGACCGTCGAGGATGCCGCCGACGTCATGCCCGCGAGCGTGGCGGTCGGGATCGACTACCCCGCCAGCGCCCTGATCATCAGCCCGGTGATCTACGTCACCGTCTTCGTCGTCACCCTCGCGGCGTTGCTCGTCAGTCTGCGGCTCGCACGCCGTGGCATCGTCGGGCGGTACGAGGACGCGCTCGCGGGCTTCGGGAGCCTCGCGCTCGCGGTCACCGTCGGCTATCTCGGCTACCTCGCGGCGACGACCGAGTACCTGGACTTCTACCCCCAGATGCTGGTCGCGACCCTCGGGATCGCCTCGGCCATCGCCGTCGGGGTCTACCTCGCCATCGACCGCCTCGCGCCCGCGCTCAACGCCGGGACGGGCACCATCGGCCTCGCGATCCTCTGGGCCCAGGGCATCGACGGCGTCGCGAACGTCATCGCCTCCGACTGGTGGAACGCCATCGGCCTCCCGTTCGAGTACACCGCGAAACACCCCGTGAACGCGCTTATCGTGGGCTTCACCGAACTCGTCGTTCCCCACTCCGTCATCCTGGTCATCGGCGACTCCTGGCCGTTCCTCGTGGTGAAGATCGCACTCTCGGTCGGCGTGATCTGGCTGTTCGAGGAGGCGATCTTCGAGGACAGCCCGCGCTACGCCTACCTCCTGATGCTCGCCATCATCGTCGTCGGGCTCGGCCCCGGTACGCGGGATATGCTCCGGGCGACCTTCGGGATCTAGAACCCACCTTTTGCTGCGCTCGTTCGCTTCGCTCACTCGTCCCAAAATCGCTCCGCGATTTTGTGTGCCAATCAGAACTGCGAAGCAGTTCTGATGACGCTGGCAAAATGTGGATCAAAANCGCGATTTTGTGTGCCAATCAGAACTGCGAAGCAGTTCTGATGACGCTGGCAAAATGTGGATCAAAAGCCTCCTCCTTCCCACCGGAAGAGCTCCGCTCTTCCGTGCTCTCGCTCGCCTCCGGCTCGCGAGAACTGCGGTCAGTCGTCGGCCCGCTCGCTCCCGCTGGTCGCTCGCGGTACAACCACTGACGACTTCCGCAACCGCACAGCACAGCCGAAGCCCTCGCCGCGCGCTCACTTCGTTCGCTTCTCGCTCGGCTTGCGGCCTCGCTCGCGCGGCTCGCCCTTCATCCACCAGGAGAGCACCACAACCGTCAGCCACACTGCGGCCGCACCGCAACCGTCCCGCGGCCGCAGCGCCAGCGCCGCAGCCGCACCGCGACCGCTGGCCGCACCGCAGCCGTCGTGCGGCTGAATGCTACGGATACGGGTGGAACTCGTGGTCGAGATCCGCTTCGAAGCCCATCTCCTCGGGAACCTCGCGGGCGCGCTCGCCGAAGTACGGCTCGTCGGTGAACAGCGGTTGTGCCTCGGGCACCAGCACCCGCACCGCCTCGAAACCAAGCGATTCGACGTCCCTCGGGGTGAGCCGTGCAGCGTAGGCGTCGAGGCCAGCGTCCTCGATTCGTTCGAGCAGCATTTCGAGTTCGTCCTCGCCCGCGGGTACCGTCTCGGGGCCGGCGCTCGCCGCCGGGATCCGACCGTCGACGTCGAAGAAGGCCGCCGCATCGCCGGGTTCGGCGGCGTAGCGCCCCACCGCACCGCCCGCCGCGTCGGCCTCCTCGGGCCCCATCGCGCGGAGCTCCATCCAGTTCTGGAGCGCCTCCGCGAGCGCCGCCCCCGCCGCCGCCTCGGGGTCGAAGTCCGCCGCCGACCCGACCGCGAGCTGGGGCCACTCCCCACGTCCCACGCCGACCGCCACCACCGGCACGTCGACGTCCTGGGTGATCAGCGCCGCACGCACCGTCAGGTCCTCGGAGCGCGCCCGCGCGGCCAGCGTCGCGAACGGTTCGGCGTCGACGGCCACCCCGAGCGGCTCGAACGACGAGTACCACGACACCATCGCGGCGTCGCGCTCGATGACCTCGTAGAGCCCCGAACACAGCGCTTCCGCACCGGAACTCCCGAGCCCCAATCCCGTCGTGATCGACGGCCCGTGACGGCGCTCGGGCGGCGGGAAGGTCACGAACTCCGCCGGCAGGCGCACCGTCTCGCCCGTCGAGAGCCGCTCGCCTTCGACCCACGGGATCGAGTCGTCTGGATCGGCGTCGACCTCCTCGGGGAGCACGAACGACGACGGCGGCACCGAGTTCTCGACCTCGTCCGGTGTGCCCCGAACGAACGACGAGTCGCGGTAGACCCCGGCGCTGTAGCGTTCGAGCGCCTCCCCGAGCGCCTTCATCAGCGCCTCGTCCCAGCCGACGGCGACCCCGGCGGCCTCGCTCGCGGCGCTGGCCTCGCTGAACCCCGCAGTCTCGCCGGCCCGCGCGAGGTAGTACGGTGCGGGGAACGAGGCGACCTCCCCGACCTCGCGAACGATCCCCGTCCGCCGGTCGAGCGCCCGCTCGGCACGCCCGAGCGCCGCGTCGAGGTCTCGTTCCTCGTAGTTACGGTCGAGAGCACCTCCCCTACTTCCCTCCCCCTCACACTCGCAGTTCGGCACCGCCAGCAGCCGACGTTCGGCGTGGGGGATCTCGACCACGCCGCCGAGCACCGCCGACTCCTCGCCCTCGACGAGCCGGCGCGCCTCGTAGCCCGCTCGCGCACCCGCGAGCCACGCGGTCGCGTCGTCGACCTCGTCGGGGTCGCCCGCGGTCCCCTCGATGTTCGCCTCGACGCGGGTACACAGGCAGGTATAGCAGGCCGTACCGGGGGCGAACCCGGAGACCGCGGCCGTACACACCCCGCGGCCGGCGAGCCCACCCAGCTCGACCGCGAGCCACGGGGTTTCGCTCGCCAGCGCGACCGCGTTCGTCTCGCTGAAGGCCGCCGCGCCCGCGGTGTCCGCGACGAGGGCGAGGTCGACCTCGCCGACGTCGCTCGCTTCGGTTTCCGCCACGGTCGCCGCGTCGCCGAGCGCCGCCCGGACCGCGTCCGTGGCGGGGCCCGAGCCGACGATTCCGACGTTCATACCCGAACCACGTCCTCCCCCGCAAAAGTCCCCGCTATTCGCGTCCGGCCTTCACTCCCCGAGGCTTTCGAGGAGCTCGGGGTCGGTCCCGAACTTCAGGACGTTCGTCACCACCGAGTTCCGGATGTTCGAGACCACGCCGCCGTGCGCCTTGTAGAACTCGTGGATCCAGCGGGATTCGGCCTCGCGGGTCGGGAACATCATCACCGTCTTCCACTGGTACTCGCCGTCCGAGAGGAAGTAAAACAGGGTGTTCGGCGAGTCGCGGATGTACTCCATCGCGGGCCGCCAGCCCTCGGCGAACCGCTCGCCGTTGAACTTGAACTCGAACAGTCCGAAGATGAAGAACTCCTCGTTCGGGATGATCGCCTCGCGGAAGACGCCCGCCTCGCGCATCCGGCGGATCGACTCGCTCACGGTGACGTGCGAGACGTCGATGTCGTACTTCTCGGCGAGCACGCCGGTGAGCTGGCGCGAGGAGACCTGCGGGTCCCGGGCGAGCTCGCGCAGGATCGTGACGTCGCGCTCGGAGAACTCCCATTCCGGGGTGTCGTCGCTCATCGATTACCTATCGAGGAACTCCCGGAGCGCCGTCATATAGCCATCGGTCCGGTCCTCCATCACCCAGTGATAGGCCTCGTCGAGCGCGACCACCTCCCCACCCGTGTCGGCGGCGAGCCGTTCGGCGTACGCCAGCGACTGCAGGACGTCGTCCGCACCCCAGAGACAGAGCACGTCCGCCGTGATCGCATCGTAGTCGATCTCGGTGGTGTGGTTCGTGTTGGTCGCCACCGCACACCGCGCGAGCGAGGTCCGTCCCGCCTCGGTGAGCCACGGCGCGAGCATTCCCTCGACGAACTCGGGGTCCGCATCGTCGTGGGTTCCCTGCGAGAACACGCCCCCGACGTGTTCTTCGAGGTCGTCGAAGCTCGTGTCGGTGGTCTTCGGCAACCCCAGGTTCGAGATGAACTCGACGGGCCAGGAGTCATAACAGACCGCGTTCGAGCAAACGAGCTCGTCCACTCGGTCGGGGTGGTGGGCGGCGTACCGGAGCGCGACCCCGCCGCCGATGTCGTGGGAGACCAGCGAGACCCTATCGAGACCGAGGTCAGCGAACAGCTCGTCGAGCATCGCCTCCTGGGCGCGGATCGACCGGTCGAACCCGTCGGCCATCGCGGAGTTGCCGTAGCCGAGCAGGTCGGGGACGATCACCCGACGATCCTCGGCGACCGCGGGCGCGATATCGCGCCAGAGGAACGACCAGGTGGGAATCCCGTGTAGGAAGACGACTGGGGGTTCGTCGGCGGCACCCGATTCCGGGCCGTCGTCGCGATACGCCACCGGGAGGTCGTGGTCGTCGACCGTCACGGTCGTCGTCTCCTGTTCGGCCGCCCAGTCCTCGTGGTTCATAGTATCCGGTCGGCGATGATGTTCTTCTGGATCTCGGAGGTGCCCTCGTAGATCTTGGTGATCCGGGCGTCGCGGTAGTAGCGTTCGGCGGGGTGGTCGGAGACGTAGCCCGCGCCGCCGAAGACCTGGAGCGCCTCGTCGGCGACGTCGACGGCGTGCTCGCTCGCGAAGAGCTTGGCCATGCTCGCGAAACGCACCGCGTCGTCCGAACCGTCCCCGACCGCGCTCGCGGCGCGGTAGGTCAGCGACCGCGCGGCCTCGACGTTCGTCGCCATCTCGGCGAGTTTGTGCTGGATGGCCTGGAACTCCGAGATGGGTTGGTCGAACTGCTCGCGCTCGGTCGCGTACTCGCGGGCGGCGTCGAGCGCGCCCTGCCCCGCGCCGACCGCCTGGGCCGCGACGCTGGTGCGCCCGGAGGCGAAGAAGTCCATCAGCTGGTAGAAGCCCTGGTTGACCTCGCCGATGACGTTCTCCTCGGGGACCCGAACCCCTTCGAGCCGGACCTCCGCGAGGTCCGAGGCTCGAATGCCGAGCTTGTTGGTTATCTTCTCGGGGACGAACCCGTCCGTCTCGGTGGGGACGAGGAACGCCGTGATCCCCCGATGGCCCGCACCGGGGTCGGTCTTCGCCATCACGACGGCGACGTCGGCCACCGAGCCGTTGGTGATCCACATCTTGTTGCCGTCGATGACCCACTCGTCGCCCTCCTTCTCGGCGGTCGTCTCCATCCCCGCGACGTCCGAGCCGTGGGCGGGTTCGGAGATCGCGCTCGCGGAGGCCGAGTCACCGCCCGCGATCCGCGGGAGCCACTCCTCCTTCATCCACTCGTCGCCGTACTCGATGACCATATCGCTCCCGAAGCCCGCCGACCCCACCGCACTCCCGATGCCGGGGTCGGCGCGCCAGAGCTCCTCCGTGACGAGGGTGGTCGAGAGCTTGTCCATCCCCGCGCCGCCGTACTCCTCGGGGATGTTCGGTGCGACGAAGTCGTACTTCGCGGCCTCGCGCCGGAGCTCCTCGGGGTACTCGCCGGACTCGTCGTGTTCGCGCGCGACGGGAACGATCTCCTCTGCGGCGAACTCCCGGACCGCCTTCCGGATCGCCTCGTGCTCGCCCGATAGCTGGAACGCCATACACGGGAGTGGGTTTCCAGCGAAAAGTATCTTCCTGCCGAACGTGAACGACGGTAACTACACTCGGGAGGACCGTCCGCGAGCCCCCATCTGTACGGAACGATTATGGACGTAGCCCGTGAAGGGATGCACTATGCGAGCAGCTGTCCTCGAAGAGTACGGTGAACCGCTCGATATTCGTGACGTGGACGCGCCGGATCCGGGTCCGGAGGGTGCGGTAGTGGAGCTCGACGCCTGTGGGATCTGCCGGAGCGACTGGCACGGCTGGCAGGGCGACTGGGACTGGCTCGGCATCCAGCCCCAGCCGGGCCAGATCCTCGGCCACGAACCCGCGGGCACGGTCGTCGCGGTCGGCGACGAGGTCGAGAACGTCGCCGAGGGCGACCAGGTGACGGTGCCGTTCAACCTGGGCGATGGCACCTGCCCGCAGTGTCGCACCGGCCACGGCAACGTCTGTGAGAACGTTCGGCCACTGGGCTTCGTCGAGTCCGTACCGGGCGCGTTCGCCGAACAGCTCCGGGTACCGACCGCGGACCAGAACGCCGTTCAGCTTCCGGACGGCGTCTCGCCAGTCGATATGGCGGGTCTCGGCTGCCGGTTCATGACCTCGTTCCACGCGCTCGCCCATCGGGCCGACGTCGGCGGCGGCGACTGGGTCGCGGTCCACGGCTGCGGTGGCGTCGGGCTCTCGGCGGTCCACATCGCGAGCGCGCTCGGCGGCAACGTGGTCGCCGTCGACCTCGAGGACGAGAAACTCGACAAAGCGACCGAACTCGGCGCGAGCGAGACGGTGAACGCGAGCGAAGTCGAAGACGTTCCGGGCGAGGTCAAAGCCATCACGAACGGCGGTGCGGCGGTCTCCGTCGACGCGCTCGGGATCGCCACCACCTGTCGGAACTCCGTGCTGAGCCTCGCGACCCACGGCCAGCACATCCAGGTGGGGCTCTCGACCCAGGACGAGGGGGGCATGGTCGAACTCCCGACGGACCTGATGGTGATGCAGGAGATCGAGTTCATCGGCTCGCTCGGGATGCCGCCGACGGACTACGACGAGATCTTCAGGATGGTCGGCGACGGCAAGCTCGACCCCAGCGCCGTGGTCTCCGGGACCGTCTCGCTCGACGACGTCTCCGACCAGCTAGAGGCGATGAGCGACTTCGGCACGATGGGCATCCCGGTCATCGATAGCTTCTGAGGTCTCTCGCGGCGTGTCGCCATACCAGCGATTCGGTCGCGGAGGGCGATGACTCATCACTACCGGGAGCCGACTGCGACTATGGTTGACCCCGACGAAACGCCGGACCTCCCGACCGAACGTCTCGAGGCTGGCGGCTGGGCGCACGCCGAGACGACCACCGAGACGCTGTTCGGTCTCTCGACGATACGCGTGGTCGGCACGACCGTACTCTACGAGGACGGAGAGCTTCGGGCGCGGCTTCGCGAGGCGACCGACGGCGACCTCGATGCGCCCTGGCGGTTCTTCTTCGCCACCCAGCTCGACTTCCGACCGCCGCTCGCGCCCGGCATCGGTCCCGCAGCCATCCTGCCCACGGTCACGATGGAGGCACGGCGTACGTTCACGAGCGACCTCCGGGACCGCGGGTTTCGGAACGTGGACCGTGGCCGAACGCAGCGGACTCGAACACGGTCGGGCGAGCGCCTCCGCCTCACGAAGTACACCGCACGCTACGCGGTCGAGTGGAAGGAGCGTTACGACCTCGATATCGAGGGCTGGATCGGGGTCTGGGTTCGAAGAGGGACCTTTCGCCTCGCCGGCGGCGCGTATCCGACACGGGGCTTCGACGAGCTGCTCGCGGCGGTCGACGAAGAAGCCCCCACCGACCCCCGCGAGTATCGCGGCGACCTCCTCGACCTCGTGAGGGCGGTCGAGTAGCGCTACGCCCGTGCGAAGACGAGGTAGCCGGTGTGGCCGACGCCGGCAGTCGAGGGGCGCGTCCCGCGCTCGCCGACGTCCATCTCGCGTTGGATCGTCTCGTAGGTCTCGGGGTCGAGTCCGACCTCGCGCGCCGTCTCGACGGTCTCGCGAACGCTCTCGATGAACGGCGAGTAGACCGCGAGGAAGCCGCCCCGAACCAGCAGGTCGGGGACGTGCTCGACGATCGCCGACGCGTCGCCGGTGTCGAGCGTCACGAGGTCGAACCCCGAGTGTGCATCGAGGTCGTCGAGGCCGTCGCCGGTCCTGACCTCGACGGTGCCGTACTCGTTCTCCACCCCATCGACGCCCGCGAGCGCCATGTTCTCGCGCGCGACGTCGGCGAACCCGGGGTCGCGCTCGTAGCTCACGACCGAGGCACCCGCCCGCCCGAGACAGGCCGCGAGCACGCCGGTGCCGGTCCCGATATCCAGCACCCGATCGCCCGCCGAAACGCCGGTATGACCCATCAAGAGCCCGATATCGCGTGGGAGCATCGGCGCGCCGGTGCGCTCGAAGTGCTCGAAGAGGTCGGGGCCCCGGAGTCCACGCACCCGGAACTCGGTTCCGAGGTGGGTCT
Coding sequences within it:
- a CDS encoding M14 family metallopeptidase; this encodes MRIEQLGDGEPEIAVVGGIHGDEPCGVRAVEHLLEADPEVKRPVKCIVANEEALAAGTRYLDADLNRVFPGDPDSDAHEKRLAAELLTELKGCVSLSMHSTQSYTEPFAVIDENATFAKSVCPSLSLDAVVDASDFIDGRLIRHAEVLEVECGYQGSERAAKNAVTLTEEFLTAVGALDGERSPPRELPLYRLTRLVPKEAADDYGVPATNFERVAAGETYASIDGEELVANEPFYPVLMSPYGYENEFGYAAELVGKLGGNVESSPGQSTNAD
- a CDS encoding DUF63 family protein, whose translation is MAAIADRTDPVRTWLAAAVVGVVAIAGASLAFPKAVYTNFVWQYFWGPIDADAHNAVCAIRANGMVERLGTADACQVAASRGFTVAEPGYTFVSEAGYALVLLFMLAGILLLVRRLGIGTDRRVVFALIPFVLFGGALRTVEDAADVMPASVAVGIDYPASALIISPVIYVTVFVVTLAALLVSLRLARRGIVGRYEDALAGFGSLALAVTVGYLGYLAATTEYLDFYPQMLVATLGIASAIAVGVYLAIDRLAPALNAGTGTIGLAILWAQGIDGVANVIASDWWNAIGLPFEYTAKHPVNALIVGFTELVVPHSVILVIGDSWPFLVVKIALSVGVIWLFEEAIFEDSPRYAYLLMLAIIVVGLGPGTRDMLRATFGI
- a CDS encoding YcaO-like family protein, encoding MNVGIVGSGPATDAVRAALGDAATVAETEASDVGEVDLALVADTAGAAAFSETNAVALASETPWLAVELGGLAGRGVCTAAVSGFAPGTACYTCLCTRVEANIEGTAGDPDEVDDATAWLAGARAGYEARRLVEGEESAVLGGVVEIPHAERRLLAVPNCECEGEGSRGGALDRNYEERDLDAALGRAERALDRRTGIVREVGEVASFPAPYYLARAGETAGFSEASAASEAAGVAVGWDEALMKALGEALERYSAGVYRDSSFVRGTPDEVENSVPPSSFVLPEEVDADPDDSIPWVEGERLSTGETVRLPAEFVTFPPPERRHGPSITTGLGLGSSGAEALCSGLYEVIERDAAMVSWYSSFEPLGVAVDAEPFATLAARARSEDLTVRAALITQDVDVPVVAVGVGRGEWPQLAVGSAADFDPEAAAGAALAEALQNWMELRAMGPEEADAAGGAVGRYAAEPGDAAAFFDVDGRIPAASAGPETVPAGEDELEMLLERIEDAGLDAYAARLTPRDVESLGFEAVRVLVPEAQPLFTDEPYFGERAREVPEEMGFEADLDHEFHPYP
- a CDS encoding Lrp/AsnC family transcriptional regulator → MSDDTPEWEFSERDVTILRELARDPQVSSRQLTGVLAEKYDIDVSHVTVSESIRRMREAGVFREAIIPNEEFFIFGLFEFKFNGERFAEGWRPAMEYIRDSPNTLFYFLSDGEYQWKTVMMFPTREAESRWIHEFYKAHGGVVSNIRNSVVTNVLKFGTDPELLESLGE
- a CDS encoding alpha/beta fold hydrolase, which codes for MNHEDWAAEQETTTVTVDDHDLPVAYRDDGPESGAADEPPVVFLHGIPTWSFLWRDIAPAVAEDRRVIVPDLLGYGNSAMADGFDRSIRAQEAMLDELFADLGLDRVSLVSHDIGGGVALRYAAHHPDRVDELVCSNAVCYDSWPVEFISNLGLPKTTDTSFDDLEEHVGGVFSQGTHDDADPEFVEGMLAPWLTEAGRTSLARCAVATNTNHTTEIDYDAITADVLCLWGADDVLQSLAYAERLAADTGGEVVALDEAYHWVMEDRTDGYMTALREFLDR
- a CDS encoding acyl-CoA dehydrogenase family protein — encoded protein: MAFQLSGEHEAIRKAVREFAAEEIVPVAREHDESGEYPEELRREAAKYDFVAPNIPEEYGGAGMDKLSTTLVTEELWRADPGIGSAVGSAGFGSDMVIEYGDEWMKEEWLPRIAGGDSASASAISEPAHGSDVAGMETTAEKEGDEWVIDGNKMWITNGSVADVAVVMAKTDPGAGHRGITAFLVPTETDGFVPEKITNKLGIRASDLAEVRLEGVRVPEENVIGEVNQGFYQLMDFFASGRTSVAAQAVGAGQGALDAAREYATEREQFDQPISEFQAIQHKLAEMATNVEAARSLTYRAASAVGDGSDDAVRFASMAKLFASEHAVDVADEALQVFGGAGYVSDHPAERYYRDARITKIYEGTSEIQKNIIADRIL
- a CDS encoding zinc-dependent alcohol dehydrogenase family protein, yielding MRAAVLEEYGEPLDIRDVDAPDPGPEGAVVELDACGICRSDWHGWQGDWDWLGIQPQPGQILGHEPAGTVVAVGDEVENVAEGDQVTVPFNLGDGTCPQCRTGHGNVCENVRPLGFVESVPGAFAEQLRVPTADQNAVQLPDGVSPVDMAGLGCRFMTSFHALAHRADVGGGDWVAVHGCGGVGLSAVHIASALGGNVVAVDLEDEKLDKATELGASETVNASEVEDVPGEVKAITNGGAAVSVDALGIATTCRNSVLSLATHGQHIQVGLSTQDEGGMVELPTDLMVMQEIEFIGSLGMPPTDYDEIFRMVGDGKLDPSAVVSGTVSLDDVSDQLEAMSDFGTMGIPVIDSF
- a CDS encoding 50S ribosomal protein L11 methyltransferase, encoding MTAVLLVGEGREYLREPGERLETDLGYLDVPEDIGTGDTVETHLGTEFRVRGLRGPDLFEHFERTGAPMLPRDIGLLMGHTGVSAGDRVLDIGTGTGVLAACLGRAGASVVSYERDPGFADVARENMALAGVDGVENEYGTVEVRTGDGLDDLDAHSGFDLVTLDTGDASAIVEHVPDLLVRGGFLAVYSPFIESVRETVETAREVGLDPETYETIQREMDVGERGTRPSTAGVGHTGYLVFARA